One part of the Arthrobacter sp. EM1 genome encodes these proteins:
- a CDS encoding alpha/beta family hydrolase, with protein MTVTEFPVAIPVGGSSVSGLYARPENPSATLVIAHGAGAGMEHPFLTGFARALNQLSIATLRFNFPSREAGRAFPDRPPAAMAAWRAAMTEAASRSAGEPLWAAGKSFGGRMASMAVADGMPAAGLVYLGYPLHPPGKPEKLRDEHLYGLGLPMLFLQGTRDPFATPELLAAVVAGIGPSAVLQWRDGGGHSFDVAGTKRGPDEVGAALAGPTADFIAAHQAN; from the coding sequence ATGACCGTCACCGAGTTCCCCGTCGCCATCCCTGTGGGAGGATCCTCCGTTTCGGGCCTTTATGCCCGCCCCGAGAATCCGAGTGCCACACTGGTTATCGCCCACGGGGCCGGGGCCGGCATGGAGCATCCGTTCCTCACCGGCTTTGCCCGCGCCCTGAACCAGCTGTCCATAGCCACACTTCGTTTTAACTTCCCCTCCCGGGAGGCTGGCCGGGCGTTCCCCGACCGGCCGCCGGCGGCCATGGCGGCCTGGCGCGCGGCCATGACCGAGGCGGCTTCCCGCTCCGCGGGCGAGCCGCTCTGGGCAGCGGGCAAGTCCTTCGGCGGACGGATGGCCTCCATGGCGGTTGCCGACGGAATGCCCGCAGCAGGACTCGTCTACCTTGGTTACCCGCTCCATCCGCCGGGAAAGCCGGAAAAACTCCGGGATGAACACCTCTACGGGCTGGGCCTTCCGATGCTCTTCCTGCAGGGCACCCGTGACCCGTTTGCCACGCCCGAGCTGTTGGCGGCGGTGGTGGCCGGGATTGGCCCGTCGGCGGTGCTTCAGTGGCGCGATGGCGGCGGCCACAGTTTCGATGTCGCGGGAACCAAACGCGGCCCGGACGAGGTCGGGGCAGCACTGGCCGGACCCACCGCGGACTTCATCGCAGCCCACCAGGCCAACTGA
- a CDS encoding pirin family protein codes for MSNTEVAPEEIICAEDVGCAGVEILVPRRVPLGGPRAMDVRRTLPQRRRSLIGAWCFLDHYGPDRVGGSGGMRVPRHPHTGLQTVSWLFTGEIEHRDSAGFHAAVRPGEVNLMTAGRGISHSEFSTPATDVLHGAQLWVALPDRERGMEPTFEHYRPEPLTGPGWMMRVFLGSIAGTTSPVTTHTPLLGAEIVLDAGTSLSLDTDPTFEYGLLVDAGTLILDGRPVLQDHLAFVPVGRTSLTLVAGDEPLRLLLIGGEPLGEQIVMWWNFVGRNHEEIVEYRSQWQTEIGAGDPAAATGTDPAAPRFGTFPNGEPAPLPAPALPNARLRPRD; via the coding sequence ATGAGCAATACCGAGGTGGCGCCGGAGGAGATTATTTGTGCTGAGGACGTCGGCTGCGCCGGGGTGGAGATTCTCGTTCCGCGCCGGGTCCCGCTGGGCGGTCCGCGGGCCATGGACGTACGAAGGACACTGCCGCAACGGCGCAGGAGCCTCATCGGCGCGTGGTGCTTTCTGGACCACTACGGCCCGGACCGGGTTGGCGGGTCCGGGGGCATGCGCGTGCCGCGCCATCCGCATACCGGGTTGCAGACGGTCAGCTGGCTGTTCACCGGTGAGATTGAGCACCGCGACTCGGCCGGATTCCACGCGGCCGTGCGTCCCGGCGAGGTTAACCTTATGACTGCAGGTCGCGGTATCAGCCATTCCGAGTTCTCCACTCCCGCAACGGATGTCCTGCACGGCGCGCAGCTGTGGGTGGCGCTGCCGGACAGGGAACGCGGGATGGAGCCGACTTTTGAGCACTACCGCCCCGAACCACTGACCGGACCCGGCTGGATGATGCGGGTCTTTCTGGGATCCATCGCGGGAACAACATCGCCGGTCACCACCCACACCCCGCTGCTCGGCGCCGAGATCGTGCTGGACGCCGGAACCAGTCTCAGCCTGGACACCGATCCAACCTTCGAATATGGCCTGTTGGTGGACGCTGGAACCCTCATCCTGGACGGGCGCCCGGTCCTGCAGGACCACCTCGCCTTCGTGCCGGTCGGACGGACGTCCCTGACGCTGGTGGCCGGAGACGAACCGCTGCGTCTGCTCCTGATCGGCGGTGAACCGTTGGGCGAGCAGATCGTGATGTGGTGGAACTTCGTGGGCCGCAACCATGAAGAAATCGTCGAGTACCGCTCGCAGTGGCAGACGGAGATCGGCGCCGGGGATCCAGCTGCTGCCACGGGGACGGACCCGGCCGCACCACGGTTCGGCACGTTCCCCAACGGGGAACCGGCACCGCTGCCGGCCCCTGCGCTCCCGAACGCCAGACTCCGCCCCCGGGACTAA
- a CDS encoding EAL domain-containing protein yields the protein MRNWTTTPEDRPAVAAGAAPDGDVVLNSFGTGNAGTEAVPAGTATRRPGRTWSLKTEWSRAFAVMLVALLLGAVATVAGVRAVGDQVQNASAGLHSALETVAQLRTAVDTHEQAAQRLLSNAPVDRTEFLRQQLDVSRRFDEAIQVLPAERDMRGTAATAQAQWQDGLAALGLWGNQVQGVTASRLTGAPALAMSGSGVRVLLDEIQQSALEAMDSGLAYSAELEQTVIAARSALFALAAAAVIYFRGRLVKFLIRPVEGMHVGVLKLQAGDYSHRIDVVRRDELGELAEAFNSMAAAVHNSHLALTHRATHDPLTGLANRAALTERLAVSFEPASEGKPRHEGLLIVDVDDFKDVNDTLGHEGGDALLIQLAGRLRACVRSGDLAARLGGDEFAIVVADDADGSATAAIAERIHNVLGSPFAVGDVRLKVSVSMGATLHRPETGEPADLLRQADFAMYMAKQGGKGRFQSFDAEGYNRMTHSAALRAALAAAVPERQLQLAYQPVADLDTGRILGVEALVRWNHPTLGLLEPDQFIALAEETGDIEAIGGWVLSTASRQGARWRASISHCEDLWVSINLSSLQLSSPRNLGRIESVLEDPAAEADKIVLEVTETALASSIDGGVQALHRLKTFGVRIAIDDFGTGYSSLSTLAELPADILKIDRSFLSASASDTASAALLEGILGLAHKLNLDAIAEGIQDDAQLALLRRLGCRMGQGYFLSPPVPASMIESLLAAEARLQPAGGSPAPGL from the coding sequence ATGCGGAACTGGACCACGACGCCGGAAGACAGGCCTGCGGTGGCGGCCGGGGCTGCCCCGGACGGGGACGTTGTCCTCAACAGCTTCGGCACCGGCAATGCCGGTACCGAAGCTGTTCCCGCAGGCACCGCGACCCGACGCCCCGGGCGCACCTGGAGCCTCAAGACTGAATGGTCCAGGGCGTTCGCAGTAATGCTGGTGGCGCTCCTCCTGGGGGCCGTCGCTACGGTTGCCGGAGTTCGGGCCGTCGGTGACCAGGTTCAAAACGCTTCCGCCGGACTCCACAGCGCGTTAGAGACAGTCGCGCAGTTGCGCACTGCAGTTGATACCCACGAACAGGCCGCGCAGCGGCTGCTGTCCAATGCTCCGGTTGACCGCACGGAATTCCTGCGCCAGCAACTGGACGTGTCCCGCCGCTTCGACGAGGCGATCCAGGTCCTGCCGGCAGAGAGGGACATGCGCGGGACCGCCGCCACAGCCCAAGCGCAGTGGCAGGACGGTCTCGCAGCACTTGGGCTGTGGGGCAACCAGGTACAGGGCGTCACGGCAAGCCGCCTGACCGGCGCACCGGCCCTTGCCATGTCCGGCTCCGGGGTCCGCGTCCTGCTGGATGAGATCCAGCAGTCGGCCCTTGAAGCGATGGACTCCGGTCTGGCCTACAGTGCTGAGCTGGAGCAGACAGTGATCGCAGCGCGCAGCGCCCTTTTCGCCTTGGCCGCGGCTGCCGTCATCTACTTCCGCGGCAGATTGGTCAAGTTCCTGATCCGGCCCGTCGAGGGCATGCACGTCGGTGTCCTTAAACTGCAGGCCGGGGACTACAGCCACCGCATCGACGTCGTCCGGCGCGACGAACTGGGTGAACTGGCAGAAGCCTTCAACTCCATGGCCGCTGCTGTCCACAACAGCCATCTGGCCCTGACGCACCGGGCCACCCACGATCCGCTCACCGGGCTGGCCAACCGGGCGGCGCTGACTGAGCGTCTCGCGGTCTCCTTCGAGCCCGCTTCCGAAGGCAAGCCCCGGCACGAAGGACTTCTGATCGTCGATGTTGACGACTTCAAAGATGTCAATGACACGCTGGGCCACGAGGGTGGCGACGCGCTGCTTATCCAACTGGCCGGCCGGCTGCGGGCCTGCGTGCGCTCCGGCGACCTCGCCGCCAGGCTCGGCGGCGATGAATTCGCGATCGTCGTAGCGGACGACGCCGACGGGTCCGCCACGGCCGCGATCGCGGAGCGGATTCACAACGTTCTCGGGTCGCCATTCGCCGTCGGAGACGTCCGGTTGAAGGTTTCAGTCAGCATGGGGGCCACCCTTCACCGGCCCGAAACCGGGGAGCCCGCGGATCTGCTGCGGCAGGCCGACTTCGCGATGTACATGGCAAAACAAGGAGGCAAGGGGCGGTTCCAGAGCTTCGATGCCGAGGGCTATAACAGGATGACGCACAGTGCGGCACTGCGTGCCGCGCTGGCCGCGGCAGTGCCCGAGCGGCAGTTGCAACTCGCCTATCAGCCGGTCGCTGACCTGGACACCGGGAGAATCCTCGGCGTGGAGGCACTGGTGCGCTGGAACCATCCCACACTGGGGTTGCTGGAGCCGGACCAGTTCATCGCCCTTGCCGAAGAAACCGGTGATATCGAGGCGATCGGCGGTTGGGTGCTCAGCACGGCGAGCCGGCAGGGCGCCCGCTGGCGGGCCTCGATCAGTCACTGCGAAGACCTTTGGGTGTCGATCAACCTCTCCTCCCTGCAATTGTCCAGTCCGCGGAACCTCGGCAGGATAGAGAGTGTTCTCGAGGATCCCGCTGCGGAAGCAGACAAAATTGTGCTGGAGGTCACCGAAACGGCTCTGGCCAGCAGCATCGACGGCGGTGTCCAGGCGCTCCACCGGCTAAAGACCTTCGGGGTCCGGATCGCCATCGACGACTTCGGCACCGGCTACTCCTCGCTGAGCACTCTCGCCGAGCTGCCTGCGGACATCCTCAAGATCGACCGCTCATTCCTCTCCGCCAGCGCTTCCGACACAGCATCCGCGGCCCTGCTCGAAGGCATCCTGGGACTGGCCCACAAACTTAACCTTGACGCGATCGCCGAAGGCATCCAGGACGACGCGCAACTGGCCCTGCTCCGCCGCCTGGGCTGCCGGATGGGGCAGGGCTACTTCCTCTCCCCGCCGGTGCCCGCATCAATGATCGAGTCCCTTCTCGCCGCCGAAGCGCGGCTCCAGCCGGCTGGCGGTTCGCCAGCGCCAGGCTTGTGA
- a CDS encoding DUF4193 domain-containing protein, producing the protein MATDYDEVRSDVAETRNASLEALRSANAPDARSVTRELDEADTSEGVELPGADLSGEELTVTVIPQKDDEFMCYSCFLVRHRSQLAREKSGHSYCADCMN; encoded by the coding sequence GTGGCAACCGATTATGACGAAGTCCGATCCGACGTTGCGGAGACCCGCAACGCTTCGCTGGAGGCTCTTCGCTCCGCGAACGCACCGGACGCGCGCAGCGTAACCCGCGAACTCGACGAGGCGGACACCTCCGAAGGTGTGGAATTGCCGGGCGCTGACTTGTCCGGCGAGGAACTGACGGTCACCGTCATTCCGCAGAAAGACGACGAGTTCATGTGCTATTCGTGCTTCCTGGTCCGGCACCGCTCGCAGCTGGCCCGCGAGAAATCCGGCCACTCGTACTGCGCTGACTGCATGAACTGA
- a CDS encoding HtaA domain-containing protein: protein MNRASDPADRLPPLGLSWGVKRSFIDYIASLADGSVSATSGAAKADDSLFCFGPGSCDYDVARGTGVLRFRGDVRLAGHHGMLLVRLLDPWITFTGGSGVLSISTGDGGGQDRATIGFLSPARPNQSDGSLVWDHIDVVISPEGSELFDGQYAAGQPMDPLFIRVTQ from the coding sequence GTGAACCGAGCGTCCGATCCAGCCGATCGACTGCCCCCGCTGGGCCTCAGCTGGGGCGTCAAGCGCAGCTTCATCGATTACATCGCCAGCCTGGCTGATGGGTCCGTTTCAGCAACCAGCGGGGCTGCCAAGGCCGATGACTCGCTTTTCTGCTTCGGCCCCGGTTCCTGCGACTACGACGTTGCGCGCGGAACTGGAGTGCTGCGCTTCCGCGGAGACGTCCGGCTCGCCGGCCACCATGGAATGCTCTTGGTCAGGTTGCTGGACCCTTGGATCACCTTCACGGGCGGCAGCGGAGTGCTCTCCATCAGCACCGGCGACGGCGGCGGCCAGGACCGCGCCACTATTGGTTTCCTCAGCCCTGCAAGACCAAACCAGTCCGACGGGTCCCTGGTGTGGGATCACATCGACGTCGTCATATCTCCGGAAGGATCCGAACTCTTCGACGGACAGTACGCTGCCGGCCAGCCGATGGATCCGCTCTTCATCCGGGTCACCCAGTAG
- a CDS encoding BTAD domain-containing putative transcriptional regulator produces MENPSEPTVAISVRLFGSFEVRRNGTVLKAADLGGCKPRHILEILLLNLGTPVSKARLVEILWGPRASGGAVATLESYVSSLRRAIQPGNTKSGPLRTANSGYLLDPQLVTLDLFEFRELLRTARNSPPAQAHALSMRALELAREPLLGFELAADWAEEARTRHEADKLGAQILAAETAAFLARPQLAISLAQAVIRSEPLNERAWTVLVAGYEQAGLPVEGLSAYERCRRLFDRDLGCAPGPALQTAHLRLLRQQAEGNAELSEVLAAVLYLGERLHGSKSVQPAAADSRRLQENAGRVLGSFMQQALAMAV; encoded by the coding sequence GTGGAGAATCCGAGCGAACCCACGGTGGCAATTTCGGTCCGGCTGTTCGGATCGTTCGAGGTCCGGCGAAACGGCACCGTCCTCAAAGCAGCGGACCTGGGAGGCTGCAAGCCGCGCCACATCCTGGAGATTCTCCTGCTGAACCTTGGCACACCGGTGTCAAAGGCCCGGCTTGTGGAGATCCTGTGGGGACCCCGGGCCAGCGGCGGCGCCGTCGCCACACTGGAGAGCTATGTCAGCAGCCTCCGGCGCGCGATCCAGCCAGGCAACACCAAGTCGGGCCCGCTTCGTACCGCAAACTCTGGCTACCTGCTGGACCCGCAGCTGGTGACACTGGACTTGTTTGAGTTCCGCGAACTGCTACGCACGGCCCGGAACTCTCCGCCGGCCCAGGCGCATGCACTCTCGATGCGGGCCCTGGAACTGGCGAGGGAACCGCTGCTGGGCTTTGAACTCGCGGCCGACTGGGCGGAGGAGGCCCGGACCCGCCACGAAGCCGACAAATTGGGGGCCCAGATTCTCGCGGCTGAAACGGCTGCGTTCCTCGCTCGGCCCCAGCTCGCCATTTCACTGGCGCAGGCCGTAATCCGGTCCGAGCCGCTCAACGAACGTGCATGGACGGTCCTTGTCGCCGGATACGAGCAGGCGGGCCTGCCGGTTGAGGGCCTCTCAGCGTATGAGCGCTGCCGCCGGCTGTTCGACCGTGACCTGGGCTGCGCTCCGGGGCCAGCCTTGCAGACTGCCCACCTGAGGCTGCTGAGGCAACAAGCCGAGGGAAACGCGGAGCTCTCGGAAGTCCTGGCAGCGGTGCTCTATCTGGGGGAGCGGCTGCATGGCTCCAAATCGGTGCAGCCTGCCGCGGCGGACTCCCGGCGCCTGCAGGAGAACGCCGGCCGGGTGCTCGGCTCTTTTATGCAACAGGCGCTGGCCATGGCGGTCTGA
- a CDS encoding L-threonylcarbamoyladenylate synthase, translating into MARYFDVHPENPQARSISQAVEMIRSGGLIAYPTDSCYALGAQLGNKEALDRIRTIRHLNDKHHFTLVCKDFAQLGQFVQIDNDVFRSIKAVTPGSYTFILPATKEVPKRLLHPKKKTVGVRIPDNRVVQALLAELGEPLLSSTLLLPDEEEPLTQGWEIKERLEHVVDAVIDSGDCGAEPTTVIDYSSGTAEIVRRGMGDPARFE; encoded by the coding sequence ATGGCGAGATACTTCGATGTTCACCCAGAAAACCCCCAGGCGCGCTCCATCAGCCAGGCGGTGGAAATGATCCGGTCCGGCGGGCTGATCGCGTACCCCACCGATTCCTGCTACGCGCTCGGTGCTCAGCTGGGCAACAAGGAAGCGCTGGACCGGATCAGGACTATCCGCCACCTCAATGACAAACACCACTTCACGCTGGTCTGCAAGGACTTTGCCCAGTTGGGCCAATTCGTGCAGATCGACAACGACGTGTTCCGGAGCATCAAGGCCGTCACGCCGGGAAGCTACACCTTTATCCTGCCCGCCACCAAAGAGGTTCCCAAGCGCCTGCTGCACCCGAAAAAGAAGACGGTGGGGGTGCGTATCCCGGACAACCGGGTTGTCCAGGCTTTGCTCGCCGAACTTGGCGAGCCGTTGCTCTCCAGCACGCTGTTGCTGCCGGACGAGGAAGAGCCGCTGACCCAGGGCTGGGAAATCAAGGAACGGCTTGAGCACGTGGTCGACGCCGTCATCGACTCCGGCGATTGCGGCGCGGAGCCGACCACAGTCATCGACTATTCCAGCGGCACTGCCGAAATCGTCCGGCGCGGCATGGGTGACCCCGCACGCTTCGAGTAG
- a CDS encoding DUF5134 domain-containing protein, with protein sequence MIANDVARWGLTALLLAASLFAVFQASRKSPPATRVEYCLHAAMLAAMAAMLASGDRWPALPQIMVFGLAAWWFVLRAVSRRPMVLAVLNVTAAGPWHGRREGEASRGRLLYNALTMAAMAYMLAVMDLRGTHRTPAAPTAAGLADLAAHHGGPSARPSLAGSFPAALPEWTSLSAPVLAVAFGAAGAVWGVLLLRRARRRNRTGSGAPFLELVSAVSMAVMFAAFAV encoded by the coding sequence TTGATCGCTAACGACGTCGCGCGCTGGGGGCTGACGGCACTGCTGCTGGCAGCGTCGCTGTTCGCGGTTTTTCAGGCCAGCCGCAAGTCGCCACCGGCCACTAGGGTTGAATATTGCCTCCATGCCGCGATGCTGGCGGCCATGGCGGCCATGCTTGCTTCCGGGGACCGGTGGCCCGCGCTCCCCCAGATTATGGTCTTTGGCCTTGCCGCCTGGTGGTTCGTGCTCCGCGCCGTCTCCCGGCGCCCCATGGTACTCGCCGTACTGAACGTCACCGCCGCCGGACCATGGCACGGCCGCCGCGAGGGCGAAGCCAGCCGTGGCAGGTTGCTGTACAACGCCCTAACCATGGCTGCCATGGCCTACATGCTGGCGGTCATGGACTTACGCGGCACCCACCGGACACCGGCCGCTCCGACGGCCGCCGGCCTTGCGGACCTGGCGGCGCACCACGGTGGCCCCAGTGCGCGGCCGTCGCTGGCAGGGTCCTTTCCGGCCGCGCTGCCGGAATGGACAAGCCTGTCCGCTCCCGTCCTGGCGGTAGCCTTCGGGGCGGCCGGCGCCGTGTGGGGCGTGCTCCTGCTCCGGCGCGCCCGACGCCGCAACCGGACGGGCAGCGGCGCGCCGTTCCTGGAACTTGTGTCCGCGGTTTCGATGGCAGTTATGTTCGCGGCTTTCGCTGTATAA
- a CDS encoding XdhC family protein yields the protein MRDVLAAMMTGWRRGDTAGLATVVGTFESAPRLPGASMLVTAEGTAAGSVSGGCVEGAVYELATQVRQDGTPVLVRYGISDDDAFAVGLSCGGIIDIFVEPVSRQRFAELDAVRQDIDDGRRVGVATVIEHPDSSWLGRHLIVRSDGFEGDLGSGRANHAVGDDTQGLLAAGRSGILSYGPDGERLDTGMRVFFASYAPPPRMLIFGAIDFASALARLGTFLGYRVTVCDARAIFVTPARFPDAAEVINAWPHRYLAEQLEQDLVDERTVMCVLTHDPKFDIPLLDVALRGRPVAFIGAMGSRRTHDHRVARLREAGVDEEALARLHSPVGLDLGARTPEETAVSIAAEFIAKQWGGSGAALRQLEERIHHEEQH from the coding sequence GTGCGTGATGTCCTGGCGGCCATGATGACGGGCTGGCGGAGGGGTGACACCGCCGGCCTCGCCACGGTGGTGGGCACGTTCGAGTCAGCCCCCCGCCTCCCTGGGGCGTCCATGCTTGTCACGGCTGAGGGGACGGCAGCCGGCTCGGTCTCCGGCGGCTGCGTCGAAGGTGCTGTGTACGAGCTGGCCACGCAGGTCAGGCAGGACGGCACTCCCGTCCTGGTGCGCTACGGGATCAGTGACGACGACGCGTTCGCCGTCGGTCTGAGCTGCGGCGGGATTATCGACATCTTCGTGGAGCCGGTTTCCCGGCAACGCTTCGCCGAACTCGACGCCGTCAGGCAGGACATCGACGACGGACGGCGCGTCGGGGTCGCGACAGTGATCGAACACCCGGACAGCAGCTGGCTGGGCCGGCACCTGATTGTGCGGTCCGACGGTTTCGAAGGCGACCTCGGGTCCGGGCGGGCAAATCATGCCGTGGGCGATGACACCCAGGGCCTGCTCGCCGCGGGACGCTCCGGCATCCTGAGCTACGGCCCCGATGGCGAGCGGCTGGACACCGGGATGCGGGTCTTCTTCGCGAGCTACGCGCCGCCGCCGCGAATGCTCATTTTCGGCGCGATCGATTTCGCTTCTGCGCTGGCCCGGTTGGGGACCTTTCTCGGCTACCGCGTCACGGTGTGCGATGCGAGGGCCATTTTCGTTACGCCCGCCCGCTTTCCCGACGCCGCAGAGGTCATCAACGCCTGGCCGCACCGCTACCTCGCCGAGCAGCTGGAACAGGACCTGGTGGATGAGCGCACCGTGATGTGCGTTCTGACCCACGATCCGAAGTTCGATATTCCACTGTTGGACGTTGCCCTGCGCGGCCGGCCCGTGGCTTTTATTGGTGCCATGGGTTCGCGCCGGACCCATGACCATCGGGTCGCGAGGCTGCGTGAGGCGGGAGTGGACGAGGAAGCGCTGGCGCGGCTGCACAGCCCCGTGGGACTCGACCTTGGCGCGCGGACTCCCGAGGAGACAGCGGTGTCCATCGCTGCCGAGTTCATTGCCAAGCAGTGGGGCGGCAGCGGGGCAGCACTTCGGCAACTCGAGGAACGCATTCACCACGAAGAGCAGCATTGA
- a CDS encoding SRPBCC family protein, with protein sequence MQIDSTFAVVAPIGTVWDTIMDFERVAGCVPGAKILNKLSDDAYQVGMGVKLGPVNMQYKGLLNVIERNAGEHRAVLGGKAQETRGQGTAEATVTLLLTEEAGGTTRGTVKAELSLSGKAAAMGKGVIGSVTEQMMTLFASNLQAMIAAPAAPGTVPADGVPGPVAAPEAGAAAVAPAPSSELPGLRPGAVPAAGAPAPTTAPASATAGSLDALSLAKGIATDQLSSPVKVLALVAVVACISYVAGRLSAFRLIRAIGRLKSDRA encoded by the coding sequence ATGCAAATAGACAGCACCTTTGCGGTCGTAGCACCGATCGGCACCGTCTGGGACACCATTATGGACTTTGAACGTGTGGCTGGCTGCGTCCCAGGCGCCAAAATCCTGAACAAACTCTCCGACGACGCCTACCAGGTGGGCATGGGCGTGAAACTGGGCCCGGTTAACATGCAGTACAAAGGCCTGCTCAACGTGATCGAGCGCAATGCCGGCGAACACCGTGCCGTACTCGGCGGAAAAGCCCAGGAAACCCGCGGCCAGGGCACCGCCGAAGCCACAGTGACGCTGCTTCTGACGGAAGAGGCAGGCGGCACAACCCGAGGGACAGTCAAGGCCGAGCTATCGCTTTCCGGCAAGGCCGCCGCGATGGGCAAGGGTGTGATCGGCAGCGTCACCGAACAGATGATGACCCTCTTCGCCAGCAATCTGCAGGCCATGATCGCCGCGCCCGCCGCGCCCGGCACCGTTCCGGCAGACGGGGTCCCCGGACCGGTGGCCGCCCCGGAAGCCGGGGCCGCAGCGGTGGCCCCGGCGCCGTCGTCGGAACTTCCGGGACTGCGGCCGGGCGCCGTGCCAGCAGCGGGCGCGCCTGCCCCGACAACCGCCCCGGCATCTGCCACCGCCGGCAGTTTGGACGCACTCAGCCTCGCCAAGGGCATTGCAACGGATCAGCTCTCCAGCCCTGTCAAGGTGCTGGCACTTGTAGCCGTGGTGGCGTGCATCTCCTACGTGGCCGGGCGGCTCTCGGCGTTCCGCCTGATCCGGGCGATTGGCAGGCTGAAGTCCGACCGTGCGTGA
- a CDS encoding VWA domain-containing protein, with product MPPAVEAAALSAAFVTALRRAGLSCSPDRAVRLAEALRLVPPADVETLYWASRVVLVSAHGQLPAFDAVFAAVFRAGFDPAAPPRTTAPAAPPPGPPEQARTRPSPAEDRAPGNAPADPRATPPVAAAGPDSDGDNHAPEREAVLAMASTDEQLHAMAFAQLTDAEVLEIRRLASGLLLATPTRLSRRTRKSTHSSARLDVRATVRASRRSGTDTTGLLYARRREQRRKLVMLCDVSGSMEPYARIFISLLQGAVATAGAEAFGFSTRLTRLTRQLALRDPDEALARAAEAAPDWAGGTRIADSIRHFVDDHGRRGLARGAVVVIFSDGWAQEDPDNVAAQMARLRRLAQRIIWVNPRKAAPEYQPLAGGMAAALPYCDAFVSGHSYTALAAVAAAIRGDSQPSLKGRGN from the coding sequence GTGCCCCCCGCAGTGGAGGCGGCCGCCTTGTCCGCTGCGTTTGTCACCGCCCTGCGCAGGGCCGGGCTATCGTGCTCTCCGGACCGGGCAGTCCGGCTGGCCGAGGCTCTCCGCCTGGTCCCTCCGGCCGACGTCGAAACCCTCTATTGGGCATCCCGGGTGGTCTTGGTGTCAGCTCACGGACAGCTTCCCGCGTTCGATGCCGTCTTCGCTGCCGTATTCCGCGCCGGATTCGACCCCGCTGCACCGCCGCGCACCACCGCCCCGGCCGCCCCGCCGCCCGGCCCCCCGGAGCAGGCACGCACCAGGCCCTCCCCGGCCGAGGACCGTGCCCCGGGCAACGCGCCGGCCGACCCGCGGGCGACGCCGCCGGTTGCCGCCGCGGGACCGGACAGCGACGGGGACAACCACGCCCCGGAACGGGAAGCAGTCCTCGCCATGGCCTCCACCGATGAGCAGTTGCACGCGATGGCTTTCGCTCAGCTGACCGACGCGGAAGTCCTGGAAATCCGGCGGCTGGCGTCCGGGTTGCTGCTCGCCACCCCCACGAGATTGAGCCGCCGCACCCGCAAGTCCACCCACAGCAGCGCCCGGCTGGACGTCCGCGCCACGGTCCGCGCGTCGCGGCGCTCCGGCACCGACACGACGGGGCTGTTGTATGCACGGCGCCGTGAGCAGCGCCGGAAGCTCGTGATGCTGTGCGACGTCTCCGGTTCGATGGAACCGTACGCGCGGATCTTCATCTCACTGCTGCAGGGAGCCGTGGCAACAGCCGGCGCCGAGGCCTTCGGGTTTTCCACCCGGCTGACGCGTCTGACCCGGCAGCTGGCGCTACGCGACCCGGACGAGGCCCTGGCCCGCGCCGCGGAGGCCGCCCCGGACTGGGCCGGCGGCACCCGTATTGCCGACAGCATCAGGCACTTCGTTGATGACCACGGCCGCCGCGGGCTGGCACGGGGCGCGGTGGTGGTCATTTTCTCGGACGGCTGGGCGCAGGAGGACCCCGACAACGTCGCGGCGCAGATGGCACGGCTGCGGCGCCTGGCCCAACGGATTATCTGGGTCAATCCGCGCAAGGCAGCCCCGGAATACCAGCCGCTGGCGGGCGGCATGGCGGCCGCGCTGCCATACTGTGACGCCTTCGTCAGCGGACACAGCTACACGGCTTTGGCTGCGGTGGCGGCCGCAATCCGCGGCGACAGCCAGCCATCACTCAAGGGAAGAGGGAACTGA